From the genome of Camelus dromedarius isolate mCamDro1 chromosome 19, mCamDro1.pat, whole genome shotgun sequence, one region includes:
- the SKIC2 gene encoding superkiller complex protein 2: protein MMETERLVLPPPDPLDLPLRAVELGCTGRWELLNVPGAPESTLPHGLPPCAPDLQQEAEQLFLSSPAWLPLHGVEHSARKWQRKMDPWSLLATLGAPVPSDLQAQRHPTTGQILGYKEVLLENTNLSATTSLSLRRPPGPISQSLWGNPTQYPFWPGGMDEPTITDLSTREEAEEEIDFEKDLLTVPPGFKKGVDFAPKDHQAPAPGLLSLSRLLEPLDLGGGDEDESEAVGQPRGPRGDTVSASPCSAPLARASSLEDLVLKEASTAVAPPEPSKPLPQEQWAVPVDVTSPVGDFYRLIPQPAFQWAFEPDVFQKQAILHLERHDSVFVAAHTSAGKTVVAEYAIALAQKHMTRTIYTSPIKALSNQKFRDFRNTFGDVGLLTGDVQLHPEASCLIMTTEILRSMLYSGSDVIRDLEWVIFDEVHYINDAERGVVWEEVLIMLPDHVSIILLSATVPNALEFADWIGRLKRRQIYVISTVARPVPLEHYLFTGNSPKTQGELFLLLDSRGAFHTKGYYAAVEAKKERMSKHAQTFGAKQPTHQGGPAQDRGVYLSLLASLRTCAQLPVVVFTFSRGRCDEQASGLTSLDLTTSSEKSEIHLFLQRCLARLRGSDRQLPQVLHMSELLHRGLGVHHSGILPILKEIVEMLFSRGLVKVLFATETFAMGVNMPARTVVFDSMRKHDGSTFRDLLPGEYVQMAGRAGRRGLDPTGTVILLCKGRVPEMADLHRMMMGKPSQLQSQFRLTYTMILNLLRVDALRVEDMMKRSFSEFPSRKDSKAHEQALAELTKRLEALEEPDMTGQLVDLPEYYSWGEELTETRSLIQRRIMDSVNGLKSLSAGRVVVVKSQEHHNALGVILQVSSNSTSRVFTTLVLCEKPVSEDPQERGPASPDVPYPDDLVGFKLFLPEGPCDHTVAKLQAGDVAAITTKVLRVNGEKILEDFSRRQQPKFKKDPPSAPVTTAVQELLRLAQAYPAGPSTLDPVNDLQLKDVSVVEGGLRARKLEELIRGAQCVHSPRFPAQYLKLRERMQIQKEMERLRFLLSDQSLLLLPEYHQRVEVLRTLGYVDEAGTVKLAGRVACAMSSHELLLTELMFDNALSALRPEEIAALLSGLVCQSPGDPGDQLPSTLKQGVECVQAVAKRIGEVQVACGLNQTVEEFVGELNFGLVEVVYEWARGMPFSELAGLSGTPEGLVVRCIQRLAEMCRSLRGAARLVGEPVLGAKMETAATLLRRDIVFAASLYTQ, encoded by the exons ATGATGGAGACGGAGCGACTTG TGCTACCTCCCCCGGATCCCCTGGACCTGCCCCTTCGGGCCGTGGAATTGGGATGCACAGGACGCTGGGAGCTGCTGAATGTGCCTGGGGCTCCAGAGAGCACC CTTCCCCACGGcctccctccctgtgccccaGATCTGCAGCAAGAAGCAGAGCAGTTGTTTCTGTCATCTCCAGCCTGGCTGCCTCTACATGGTGTGGAGCACTCAGCCCG AAAATGGCAGAGAAAGATGGATCCCTGGTCTCTCCTGGCCACACTGGGTGCCCCAGTCCCCTCCGATCTACAGGCCCAAAGACACCCAACCACAGGCCAGATACTGGGCTACAAGGAG GTCCTGTTGGAGAATACAAACCTGTCGGCCACGACCTCCTTGTCTCTTCGCCGGCCACCAGGGCCCATCTCCCAGTCCCTGTGGGGGAATCCAACACAGTACCCTTTCTGGCCAG GTGGAATGGATGAGCCCACCATAACAGATCTGAGCACTcgggaggaggctgaggaggagatAGACTTTGAGAAAG ATCTTCTTACTGTTCCACCTGGTTTCAAGAAAGGCGTGGACTTTGCACCAAAGG ATCACCAAGCTCCAGCTCCTGGGTTGCTCAGCCTCAGCCGTCTGCTGGAGCCCCTGGATTTGGGCGGGGGTGATGAGGATGAGAGTGAGGCTGTGGGACAGCCCAGAGGTCCCAGAGGGGACACTGTTTCAGCCTCTCCCTGCAGTGCTCCCTTGGCCCGAGCAAGCAGCTTGGAGGACCTAGTGTTGAAG GAAGCGTCCACAGCTGTAGCCCCCCCAGAGCCTTCCAAGCCCCTACCTCAGGAGCAGTGGGCTGTCCCTGTGGATGTCACCTCCCCTGTTGGTGATTTCTACCGCCTCATTCCCCAGCCAGCCTTCCAG TGGGCATTTGAACCAGATGTGTTTCAGAAACAGGCCATCCTGCACTTGGAACGGCACGACTCAGTCTTTGTTGCGGCTCACACATCCGCAGGGAAGACAGTTGTGGCTGAATACGCCATTGCCCTTGCCCAGAAACACATGACGCG CACCATCTATACTTCGCCCATCAAGGCCCTGAGCAACCAGAAGTTCCGAGACTTCCGAAACACATTTGGGGATGTAGGACTGCTCACGGGGGACGTGCAGCTGCACCCAGAGGCCTCTTGCCTCATTATGACAACAGAGATCCTTCG CTCCATGCTGTACAGCGGCTCGGATGTCATACGGGATCTGGAGTGGGTCATCTTTGATGAGGTTCACTACATCAACGATGCTGAG CGTGGGGTTGTGTGGGAGGAGGTGCTGATCATGCTCCCTGACCACGTTTCCATCATCCTTCTGAGTGCTACTGTCCCCAATGCCCTTGAATTTGCTGACTGGATCGG GCGGCTGAAGCGTCGCCAGATCTACGTCATCAGCACTGTTGCTCGCCCTGTCCCCCTGGAGCATTATCTCTTCACGGGCAACAGTCCCAAGACCCAGGGGGAGCTCTTCCTGCTGCTGGACTCGCGGGGTGCCTTCCACACGAAGGG gtaCTACGCGGCTGTGGAGGCCAAGAAGGAGCGGATGAGCAAACACGCCCAGACCTTTGGGGCCAAGCAGCCCACGCATCAGGGGGGGCCCGCACAG gaccgTGGCGTGTACCTgtccctcctggcctccctccgTACCTGTGCGCAGCTGCCCGTAGTGGTGTTCACCTTCTCCCGGGGCCGCTGTGACGAGCAGGCCTCGGGCCTCACCTCCCTGGACCTCACCACAAGTTCAGAGAAGAGTGAGATTCACCTCTTCCTGCAGCGCTGCCTCGCTCGCCTCCGAGGCTCTGACCGCCAGCTGCCCCAG GTCCTGCACATGTCCGAGCTCTTGCACCGCGGCCTGGGCGTGCACCACAGTGGCATCCTGCCCATCCTTAAGGAGATCGTGGAGATGCTGTTCAGCCGCGGCCTGGTCAAG GTCTTGTTTGCCACAGAGACCTTTGCCATGGGTGTAAATATGCCAGCCCGAACGGTGGTGTTTGACTCCATGCGCAAGCACGATGGCTCCACCTTCCGGGACCTGCTCCCTGGGGAGTACGTGCAGATGGCAGGTCGGGCAGGGCGCAGGGGCCTGGACCCCACGGGCACTGTCATCCTGCTCTGCAAGGGCCGCGTGCCCGAGATGGCGGATCTGCACCGCATGATGATG GGGAAGCCGTCCCAGCTGCAGTCCCAGTTCCGCCTCACGTACACCATGATCCTCAACCTGCTGCGGGTGGACGCTCTCAGGGTGGAAGACATGATGAAGAGGAGCTTCTCTGAGTTTCCATCCCGCAAGGACAGCAAG GCCCATGAACAGGCTCTGGCTGAACTGACCAAGAGGCTGGAGGCCTTGGAGGAGCCTGACATGACTGGCCAGCTCGTTGACCTGCCTGAGTATTACAGCTGGGGGGAGGAACTGACAGAGACCCGGAGCCTGATCcag CGACGCATCATGGACTCTGTGAATGGGCTGAAGTCTCTCTCCGCGGGAAGGGTGGTGGTCGTGAAGAGTCAGGAGCATCACAATGCGCTGGGTGTGATCCTTCAG GTCTCTTCAAATTCCACCAGCAGAGTATTCACAACTCTGGTCTTGTGTGAGAAACCTGTGTCTGAGGACCCACAGGAGAGGGGGCCGGCCTCCCCTGATGTGCCCTATCCAGATGACCTTGTAGGATTCAAGCTGTTCCTGCCTGAAG GGCCCTGCGACCACACCGTGGCCAAGCTCCAGGCAGGAGATGTGGCTGCCATCACCACCAAGGTGCTCCGGGTGAATGGGGAGAAGATCTTGGAGGACTTCAGCAGGAGGCAGCAACCAAAATTCAA GAAGGATCCTCCCTCTGCGCCCGTGACAACTGCTGTTCAGGAACTGCTACGTCTGGCTCAGGCCTACCCAGCAGGACCCTCTACCCTTGACCCTGTCAATGACCTGCAGCTCAAGGATGTGTCAGTGGTAGAGGGGGGCCTCCGGGCCCGGAAGCTGGAGGAGCTGATCCGGGGGGCTCAGTGTGTGCACAGTCCCCGTTTCCCTGCCCAG TACCTGAAGCTGCGAGAGCGAATGCAGATACAGAAGGAGATGGAGCGGCTGCGCTTCCTGCTGTCGGATCAGTCCCTGCTGCTGCTCCCCGAGTACCACCAGCGAGTAGAG GTGCTCCGAACTCTGGGGTACGTAGACGAGGCGGGCACCGTGAAGCTGGCAGGGCGGGTGGCTTGTGCCATGAGCAGCCATGAGCTGCTTCTCACCGAGCTCATGTTCGACAATGCGCTGAGCGCCCTGCGGCCCGAGGAAATTGCAGCCCTGCTCTCTGGCCTGGTCTGCCAGAGCCCTGGCGACCCTGGGGATCAGCTCCCCAGCACCCTCAAACAG GGGGTGGAATGTGTCCAAGCTGTGGCCAAGCGGATTGGTGAGGTCCAAGTGGCCTGTGGCCTGAACCAGACAGTGGAGGAATTTGTGGGGGAGCTGAATTTTGGGCTGGTTGAGGTTGTGTACGAGTGGGCCCGGGGCATG CCCTTCTCTGAGTTGGCGGGGCTCTCAGGGACCCCCGAGGGCCTGGTGGTCCGCTGCATCCAGCGCCTGGCCGAGATGTGTCGCTCACTTCGGGGGGCAGCCCGCCTGGTAGGCGAGCCTGTGCTAGGTGCCAAGATGGAGACGGCGGCCACCCTGCTACGGAGGGACATCGTCTTCGCGGCCAGCCTCTACACTCAGTGA
- the NELFE gene encoding negative elongation factor E isoform X1 — translation MLVIPPGLSEEEEALQKKFNKLKKKKKALLALKKQSSSSTASQGGVKRSLSEQPVVDTATATEQAKQLVKSGAISAIKAETKNSGFKRSRTLEGKLKDPEKGPVPTFQPFQRSVSADDDLQESSRRPQRKSLYESFVSSSDRLRELGPDGEEAEVSGAGDGPPRSFDWGYEERGGARSSASPPRSRSRDRSRERNRDRDRERDRDRDRDRDRDRDRDRDRDRDRDRDRDRDRDRDRDRDREGPFRRSDSFPERRAPRKGNTLYVYGEDMTPTLLRGAFSPFGNIIDLSMDPPRNCAFVTYEKMESADQAVAELNGTQVESVQLKVSIARKQPMLDAATGKSVWGSLAVQNSPKGCHRDKRTQIVYSDDVYKENLVDGF, via the exons ATGTTGGTGATACCCCCCGGACTgagcgaggaggaggaggctctgcAGAAGAAATTCAACAAACTCAAGAAAAAG AAAAAGGCATTGCTGGCTCTGAAGAagcaaagcagcagcagcacagccAGCCAAGGCGGTGTCAAACGCT CACTGTCAGAGCAGCCTGTGGTGGACACAGCCACAGCAACAGAGCAGGCAAAGCAGCTGGTGAAGTCAGGAGCCATCAGTGCCATCAAGGCCGAGACCAAGAACTCAGGCTTCAAACGTTCTCGAACCCTAGAGGGGAAGTTAAAG GACCCTGAGAAGGGGCCAGTCCCCACTTTCCAGCCATTCCAGAGGAGTGTATCTGCCGACGACGATCTGCAGGAG TCATCCAGACGTCCCCAGAGGAAATCTCTGTATGAGAG TTTTGTATCTTCCAGTGATCGGCTTCGGGAACTGGGGCCAGATGGGGAAGAAGCAGAGGTCTCAGGGGCTGGTGATGGCCCCCCTCGAAGCTTTGACTGGGGTTATGAAGAACGTGGTGGTGCCCGCtcctcagcctccccaccccGAAGCCGCAGCCGGGACCGCAGTCGTGAGCGGAACCGGGACAGAGACCGGGAACGGGACCGAGACCGGGATCGAGACCGGGACCGGGACAGAGACCGCGATCGAGACCGGGACAGAGATCGGGACAGGGACCGAGACCGAGATCGAGACCGGGACAGGGATCGGGACCGAGAGGGCCCTTTCCGCA GGTCGGACTCATTCCCTGAACGCCGGGCCCCGCGGAAGGGGAATACTCTCTATGTGTATGGAGAAGACATGACGCCCACCCTCCTCCGTGGGGCCTTCTCTCCCTTTGGAAACATCATTGACCTCTCCATGGACCCACCCAGAAA CTGTGCCTTCGTCACTTACGAAAAGATGGAGTCAGCAGATCAGGCCGTTGCTGAG CTCAACGGGACCCAGGTGGAGTCCGTACAGCTCAAAGTCAGCATTGCCCGAAAACAGCCCATGCTGGATGCCGCCACTGGCAAGTCTGTCTGGGGCTCCCTGG CTGTCCAGAATAGCCCTAAGGGTTGCCACCGGGACAAGAGGACCCAGATTGTCTACAGTGATGACGTCTACAAGGAAAACCTTGTGGACGGCTTCTAG
- the NELFE gene encoding negative elongation factor E isoform X2 → MLVIPPGLSEEEEALQKKFNKLKKKKKALLALKKQSSSSTASQGGVKRSLSEQPVVDTATATEQAKQLVKSGAISAIKAETKNSGFKRSRTLEGKLKDPEKGPVPTFQPFQRSVSADDDLQESSRRPQRKSLYESFVSSSDRLRELGPDGEEAEVSGAGDGPPRSFDWGYEERGGARSSASPPRSRSRDRSRERNRDRDRERDRDRDRDRDRDRDRDRDRDRDRDRDRDRDRDRDRDRDREGPFRRSDSFPERRAPRKGNTLYVYGEDMTPTLLRGAFSPFGNIIDLSMDPPRNCAFVTYEKMESADQAVAELSRIALRVATGTRGPRLSTVMTSTRKTLWTASRE, encoded by the exons ATGTTGGTGATACCCCCCGGACTgagcgaggaggaggaggctctgcAGAAGAAATTCAACAAACTCAAGAAAAAG AAAAAGGCATTGCTGGCTCTGAAGAagcaaagcagcagcagcacagccAGCCAAGGCGGTGTCAAACGCT CACTGTCAGAGCAGCCTGTGGTGGACACAGCCACAGCAACAGAGCAGGCAAAGCAGCTGGTGAAGTCAGGAGCCATCAGTGCCATCAAGGCCGAGACCAAGAACTCAGGCTTCAAACGTTCTCGAACCCTAGAGGGGAAGTTAAAG GACCCTGAGAAGGGGCCAGTCCCCACTTTCCAGCCATTCCAGAGGAGTGTATCTGCCGACGACGATCTGCAGGAG TCATCCAGACGTCCCCAGAGGAAATCTCTGTATGAGAG TTTTGTATCTTCCAGTGATCGGCTTCGGGAACTGGGGCCAGATGGGGAAGAAGCAGAGGTCTCAGGGGCTGGTGATGGCCCCCCTCGAAGCTTTGACTGGGGTTATGAAGAACGTGGTGGTGCCCGCtcctcagcctccccaccccGAAGCCGCAGCCGGGACCGCAGTCGTGAGCGGAACCGGGACAGAGACCGGGAACGGGACCGAGACCGGGATCGAGACCGGGACCGGGACAGAGACCGCGATCGAGACCGGGACAGAGATCGGGACAGGGACCGAGACCGAGATCGAGACCGGGACAGGGATCGGGACCGAGAGGGCCCTTTCCGCA GGTCGGACTCATTCCCTGAACGCCGGGCCCCGCGGAAGGGGAATACTCTCTATGTGTATGGAGAAGACATGACGCCCACCCTCCTCCGTGGGGCCTTCTCTCCCTTTGGAAACATCATTGACCTCTCCATGGACCCACCCAGAAA CTGTGCCTTCGTCACTTACGAAAAGATGGAGTCAGCAGATCAGGCCGTTGCTGAG CTGTCCAGAATAGCCCTAAGGGTTGCCACCGGGACAAGAGGACCCAGATTGTCTACAGTGATGACGTCTACAAGGAAAACCTTGTGGACGGCTTCTAGGGAGTGA